One region of Streptomyces subrutilus genomic DNA includes:
- a CDS encoding DUF4184 family protein, with product MPFTLSHAAAVLPAVRRTGRARGPLVASALVLGSFAPDTFYFADAVVGGVMSYGTFTHTLPGVLTADAALTAALAACWLLLREPLIALLPRTWRGRVHAFVRGEYWRGRQLLPLALWFYLSAVAGSLNHEVWDSFTHLDRWGTDALPALGEPLAFGLPLYSYLQYGTSALAACAIGWFLATALRRLPYSPAPASVPALSRAEMRWALALLAGCVAAGVTLRVIRFFTFFDRIRTPLDIIPTVCFGAGGGLAVGLLLYGVLVRVRHRGGRARRTPEETRTPVPTA from the coding sequence ATGCCGTTCACGCTCAGCCATGCGGCCGCCGTGCTTCCGGCCGTCCGCCGTACCGGGCGGGCGCGGGGCCCGCTGGTCGCCTCGGCGCTGGTCCTCGGATCGTTCGCGCCCGACACCTTCTACTTCGCCGACGCCGTCGTCGGCGGGGTCATGTCGTACGGCACCTTCACGCACACCCTGCCGGGCGTGCTCACCGCGGACGCCGCGCTCACCGCCGCCCTCGCGGCGTGCTGGCTGCTGCTGCGCGAGCCGCTGATCGCGCTGCTGCCGCGTACCTGGCGGGGCCGGGTGCACGCCTTCGTGCGCGGCGAGTACTGGCGGGGGCGCCAACTGCTCCCGCTCGCCCTCTGGTTCTACCTCTCGGCGGTCGCCGGCTCCCTCAACCACGAGGTGTGGGACAGCTTCACGCACCTGGACCGCTGGGGGACCGACGCCCTGCCCGCGCTCGGCGAGCCGCTCGCGTTCGGCCTGCCGCTCTACTCGTACCTGCAGTACGGGACTTCGGCGCTCGCCGCCTGCGCGATCGGCTGGTTCCTCGCGACCGCGCTGCGCCGGCTGCCGTACTCCCCGGCCCCCGCGTCCGTACCGGCGCTGTCCCGGGCCGAGATGCGGTGGGCGCTGGCCCTGCTCGCGGGGTGCGTGGCGGCCGGGGTCACGCTGCGGGTGATCCGCTTCTTCACCTTCTTCGACCGGATCCGCACGCCGCTCGACATCATCCCGACGGTCTGCTTCGGGGCGGGCGGCGGTCTCGCCGTGGGCCTGCTGCTGTACGGGGTCCTCGTACGGGTCCGGCACCGCGGCGGCCGCGCCCGTCGCACCCCGGAGGAGACGCGGACGCCCGTCCCCACTGCCTAG